GCATCATTGAGGAAATTTTTGTATCATATTCTTTAATGTAGATATTGCcggaaatgtataaaaagttcCCTCAAACTTGTAGATATCGTAGCGAGCTGAAATACCCTAAGGGTCTGTGGCGGCTAGTTATGCATATGGTGGGCTTCACTTAGAGCGTTATTATATTACTGCAGTGCATTCTTGCCTAGTCATAAAATGCAATAATGATCTAAGTGAACTTTTTTGACAATTCAATTCACACGGTAATAAGTAAGAGGATGGACTTAAATGACAGGGTGTAAACACCCATTTATAACCATTAAAGGATGATTTCGGCTTTACTCACTGATACTATTAAAAAGCCCTCTAATTGTTAAACGAATTGCAAACTTTTAAAGCCTACACTTGATGAAAAAGCAACTAAGATACTTATTGAACGGGACAGATGGAATCGTAGAACTCTTATGAACATTTTAAACGGACCCTGTAATGTTTCAGGAGAATAGCCTTTTTTCCGATGGGAGATTCTAGTGAGAATTCAGATATCCACAGCGATATCCTTGCACGCCTAACCTTCCTTTGCAAATtcgaatttaattattttgaaaacaatttaaagactTTCTTTCACTTAATCTATAAATTGAtgtaaaatagaaaactttttgttaaaatttttcaaatttatatatttttttgttttactaataatcacttttaatttttatacttttaaaacaGCCACATTTTGTATATCTTTCGGAAATATGGCAAACATTGGtgttatatttaaatcatttagttgagataaataaaattaaagatcaCTTTGATAATCTACTAAATGAAAAACTGGAAAATAACTTCAATCAACTATTAGAGGAGTTAAGTGATAAAAACAAACACCTAAAACAGcctttaaaatatacatttcatGAATTAATGcagaataatattaaacatgaaAGTAAACTTAGCATGTTAAACATAGTAAGTGCTATTAAATTCTAATAAgacaacacaaaaattaaaactaaattgtgTATTTTCTAGAAACCATTTATTAAGGATTATTGTGGCCTAACTATGGCTTTAACTGGTGGACTTTTAGTACCCTCCCAATTGGAAAAGAAACTTTGTGAAAATGTTGATTTACTTTTTGGATTTGCTAACATGGAATATGCTAAATTTGCCGAACGTTATTTCAAggattttataaagaattttcgtAATGCAATCGTAACAAGTACAGATTTAATATTACTCTTTCAACTTGATGTGGAGGTAATGCAACAAGATTTCGATTTAATACAACAGACGAAAACGAAAACCAATAGTTTAGAAACTCAAACTGAAAATATATTATCAAATGAGCATTTAACAAGCAGACGAGTGAACACTAGCTGGAATATTTGGGATTTTCATCGTCAAACCATAAATTTagcaaatattagaaaaaagcAAACACATAACACGCAAACGAACTTAGGTTATGGCATAAGAAATGCTCAAAATCAAACTGAGAGAAAAACCTCTAATGGAACACAAAATTCGTGAATATAACTTACCTCTTTTATTGGCATCATCTTCATAAACTGCTATACGATCATTACAGACTACATATAAGAACTTATCTTGCCAACTAATGGAATAAATGGGTTTGCCGCAAATTGAATTATAAGTAAAGGGTTGTTTATTAGAACCTTCTATATTGAGTATGCCAATCTgaaattaagaaacaaaataataatttacaattaaacttaatgttttcacattataaaaaatacttactcTTCCCTCCATTGTACCATAGGCTAATTTTTTACAATCTGGACTCCATACCAAAGACATAACATTCGATTCAATGCGTTGTACAAAATTATCAATATGCACAGAAGTAGTGGTCATTTTGGAAATGTCTATTATGCCAATACGACGATCCGAAAAACCCAAAGCAATTCTAATTACAAATAGATattagaaatgaaataaatcttTATAATATAACTCTCTACTTACTTATTCATATCGTCGGGACATTCCTGCATTGCACCTATGTTTGTTGAAACACAactatagtttaatattattttattcaattgtaTATTCTCCATAGAGATTTCACGATAGGATGATATACTCCAAACTAAATGTTGTTTGGGTGAACAGGCAAATGAGATCACAGAACGTTGAGACCAACGTCGTTTTGTTTCCTTAAACTTGTACGGCCTAAAGCCACATTGTTTAGAGAGTTGGGTATTAGTCAATGGTTGCATACACCACATTTGCAACTCACCGGCTTTATTGTTGACTATTACTGAGGTAGGTGAAATCCAAGAGATTTCAATGTGAGTATctttaaataaacaagaaaaaaaaaccattaataattacatcataatatatatttaatttataaaatttacttttgccTCCATGAGAAGAACGAACTTTATGTGAATCACATGTGGCCCCAGTAGTAGCATTCCAAATGCAAAAACCTCCGTCAGCGCTGCTAGAGGCCAATAAAATATCATAGACTTCATTATCCTTCTTCTTTAATTCTTCTTGTGACTCCTTTTCATTGTTTGAGCATTTAATTTCACTTATAATTTGTATATCATCCTCTGTGGAATGCACTCCCAAATTGTCGCTAGTTTTCAGTTGTTCATTATCTTGCGATTGACTGCTATGCACCTCCGCTTGACAAATTATATTCTGCTGTTTATTACGATGCATACCGTCGACGTCTACACTCTCTTCTGAAGAAGGAGTACGACATGCTAAACGCACCAAACTACCATCAGATGATTCCTTATCGGATAATTGGTCTTTGCCTTTGTCATCAGCTTCGTCATCTCCATCACTGCCGCACGAGGATAAATCATCCCGGCTACTGGCTGCCAATTTACACTCTTCCAAACTTATTGTTTGTTCGGGTGATGTATGAACTGGTTCATCTCTTAAGGCATTAATTTCCTCTTTGAGACTTTGACAAGCTTCAGCAAAATCAAATTTTGCGGTTGTAGAAGATTCTGTGGGTTTTTCTATACCCACAAAATCTGAAACAAAATCATTTCTCAATCTCATTTCCTGACTTGGAGCGCCAAACTCATTATCCAAATAATCATAGtcataaatatcaaaaatgtCGTCTGTGTCTATAGTACGATCTGATCTAGTAAATTTTGCCGCTTTAGTTTGTGGCTTTTGAGCAACTTTAGGTTTTGGCGCCTCCGCCGGCTTTTCAACTACAATATCGTTTGTTATGTCTACACGATTCCAAGCCAATGATGTTATGGAAGTGTCATGGCCTCTAAGAGTATATAAGGTGGCCATTTTCTGAAGATCGCACAATAACACCAAACCTCGCTTGGTACCAATAGCAAAATGATTTTCATTATACGGAGAGCATTTCAATGAAGTCATTTGATGATTTCTTGACGATATAAACATGGGTCGACGATAAAATGAATTTGAAGCAACACAATATACCACTATATCTTGATTATCTACCGAAAGCACATTTCTGTTACACATATAACTAATGAGCACTTCACCGGCATGCTGTGGTGAAGGGCCATTGCCCTCCATATAACGCATATAAGCCAAATGGGCTTTATGACCCTGTATAGCACAACCTTTATTGAAATCCCATATTTGTACAGAATTATCTTGTAGTAAAGCGGCAAACAATTTTGCTGGCTCCTTCTCTTTACCACCAGCAGCTGTATTTTTGTCTAACTCTTCACTGGAACCAATATCGCCGCAATCACTGTCCTTTTGACCCCAGTGCGGATCTACATCTAAGCTGAGTATGCCTTGGCGTGTGTGGAAGCATTGTATTTTAGGTGTCTCACTGTCGGCCTCTATAgaactaataaaattaatgcTACGAGATCCTGCATACAGGAAACCACCATCCGGTGTACAAACACAACCATTGTTAAGATTCCATTGTGGAACCAAAGGTATTTTAACCATAATTAGGTTGaagtttctttttatgaaataatgagttttatattaaaaaaagtcctTGTCCAAATCCTTTTACAATTAATCCTTCACGCGTTCTATTGTTTTAAATACCGTTTCAGAGCTCTGCGACGACAAATATTAAGGGCATCGGCGTCTGATATTACAATTGTTGGCGGTGGCTTCTAATTGACTGTAAGCCGGCtaagtattaaacaattttttttaaatttcaacgatttaaaaaaaatacagaattcGAAGgatttttaaagcaattataTTAGAAATTGGGATTGTCGAgaaagtagaaaatttttgtattcgtgaatactattttatttatttctttctcttcTTATACAAATGATTTTCACGAGATTTATTTCTaaaggatatacatatataactttgtcattccgtttgtaatacatatatattccgGATCCTTATATTCAGATGAGTCTATTAAACCATGTCcgtatattgaaataaattttttgaagacCCAGATATCTTCGGtatctaaatttttaataattctgtcagaAATGTTTTTTAGAACTTTCAGCAATATGGAtgcataaataacggagataatAATAAAccgagactacctctgaaataaaaaataaaaatataataaatataaaaattataattcaaataggccatttgaaatgaaattcaaAACTATTGGAGCTATAATCCTTAAATTTTGCACAACATCCATGTGAAGTCAATAGAAGgaccaaaacttttaaaattttatttaatttaaaaaaattaaaccgtTTAAAGGTTAAATCGGTGTTTGCAAAGAAATGTCACAAACAtccaaaaaacaatttcatcagctgtttttgacatttatattttatttcatttttgggACATAACAAAAAATGGTTTTTGTATATTCTTAGATAATTTTGCTTTCaaggaaaattataaaacattagtgaaatttttaacaaaataaattaaaaatatatattttgtgttcgGCAAAATCCTTGTGCctgtaaatattaataaaaacgcAACAAGTGATTTGCTGCTGTgtattgaagaaaataaaaataagagtaCAAACGGTCAATTTATTGCAGGGACAATGTTTTATCGTAGATTTTTTAAATCAGTGTTATTTGGCATACCCATAGGGGTAACATTTCTAGACTGTGTGGGTTATGTAGCTCGGGTGGATGGTAAGTTAAACAGATTACCCCACAAGTATTAACACCATTGACATTGCATTATTTACAGGCATCTCTATGCAACCGGCTTTAAATCCAGATGCTACACAAACCGATTATGTGTTCCTATCACGTTGGGCGGTGCGCAGTAATAATGTACAAAGAGGTGATATTGTCTCTTTAATATCACCAAAAGATCCCTCACAGAAAATCATTAAGCGAGTTGTGGGCCTTCAAGGCGATGTGGTGTCGACTTTGGGTTATAAACAGGAAATTGTGAGAATACCCGAAGGTCACTGTTGGGTGGAGGGTGATCATACAGGACACTCTTTAGACTCTAACACATTTGGACCGGTTGCTTTAGGTCTTATGACAGCAAGAGCTGCTTTTATTGTTTGGCCTCCAGAAAGATGGCGCGCTTTACCCACAGAATTGCCTGGAAAAAGGAGACCAATACATACGGCCAAATCTACGAACTATCATTAAGAAAACTTGCCTAATATAGAAGACCAAAGGAGTCGGATACTGATGAGCCACTAtgtgttgtgttttatttttttatttaatgttcactttatttaaaaaagtgtctATTTTGTAAATAGGTTGATTGGACATCGTATATTTTTCACTTAGTTTCGGCTTTAAAAATTGATGAGTTTTCTTCTAAAAAAATTGGTAGtttataattagaaaattagtttataaaaaatatatttagttcaaatataaattttaacggAAAAAATTTGGAGTTGTTGCTTAATTGTAAAGAATATTCCGGGAAAATTAGATCACATATGAGATTTTATTAAAGTAGAAAAATACGTACGCACATACAAAACAAAGTGATGAAAAATGTTGGATTATTAAGACAGATTCCCATTTATAGTTTTGGGATATTATAGAcgctattttttctttttatttccatttacagaaactttttcatatagagcacaaattaaattaaaaaaaaaaaatataattttactcGTATGCTAAAACTTAACAACTAAACTCTCGTAGACTCGAATGATTTAAGGCCATGAGCGTGTAATACAtctaatgtttgttttaaagctACACCTTCAcgcacaattttaaataaacccgGCGTAGCTAAATCCACAACAGTGGAAGCGGAACGTCTTTCTTCTGTTAAACCTACTTGACCAGCATCGAATATACCGCCCAGTAATGGCCATAAAACAtcaaattctttaatatttaaactactGCGTTCTGAAGAACGATTGGCACTGGTCAGAGCCAAAGGTTGTTCATCAAAACTAGCACATAGTTGTTGTATAAACTCGAAATCAGGAATGCGTATACCAATTTTACTAGTTGTTGGATTTAGAAATGGATTACTTAAATGTTTTGATCGCTCTATTACAATGGTAATGGCTCCGGGCAATAACTGTTCCAGTAAAGAATCATTTAAATGTTCCGCTTGGCCATATTTGCGCAAGTCTGCTAAATCTTTAACACATATAGCCACAGGTTTATGAAAGTCTCGTCCTTTGATGTtgtacaaattttgtatagcCTTTTCGTTGTTGGCATCACATGCTAAACCATATACCGTATCTGTGGGCAATGCTATAACGTTTCCGGATCTTAAACAATTTCTAGCGATTGTTATACTCCTGGGATCTTCCACTTTATAGATGGAAGGATTTTGCTGCAACTCCTCGGTAAACGATTGCATTGTGGTGtaagttttaaaacttaatgggatttttaaaaattgttttataatttttggcaACTTGGACATTAAGGTgatagtttttgttaataaaacgtTTACGTGATAATGCTATTACAAGTTAAAGTTAATCGCGCCAATTGTGACCGCACAATTGATTAGCACATTTATAGAAAGTGGTCATTGGTTCATCAGCAGAACGTGTTTGCATTTGCATAAAGTATGCCTTCTTATGAGAACAAGAGGGGCACTCGGCGTCAGTAGAATCTACATTCTCCCAGGCAGCTGCACCGCCCATAACATGATCAACTtcctagaatttttaaaaagttattagttactaaattctttttatagaatattattatcattattaccTTTAAACGTGGAAAAGTTTTTGTTGACGATTTCCTATTTACGTTAAATATATAGGGACAGGTGTTGCATGAAAAACGATGTCCAGTGGTACCTTGTTCTACCATTAATATGTTACTGCATTGAGGGCAGAACAACAACATATTCGAGTTTAATACATtggttttttgaaaagaaatatatGAGTAATTACACTTAAACTGAATTACACAAATTCTGCACAAGTTTTATCAGACAGCCGTGCAGCACGTTTTAGTAGTCAgctgttttgtaaaaaaataacaaatttgacATTTCGTATGTAAATAGTTGTGTAGGGTTTTACAAATTGACTTTTAAACAATCGAAGAATCGACTTTTTGTGGGTAAAATTTGAAGTCGACTTTTATTCTTAACAAAGTCGATAATAAAGTCAAAGACACGATTTTGCAAAAGAAAGTGTcggaaattagaaaaatattccaGAATTCTTTATATTTCTGCTTCGATGTTTATTTCCTTAAGAATTTCTAACTAGGGATGATTTGTTTGTTGCCGATAAACTGTTTGATGGGTGCGCAGTTTTCAAAAATGGGTACAAGATGGAGACCAGCATGGGTGCCAGTGTCTACATCGCTAACATCAACAGAAAATTGTCCTTCAGACTCTCTGACAAATGTAATGTCTTCCAAGCAGATATCCTAGCGATCTGAAATGCGACGGAACTGATACAAAATCATATCAATCCGGGGTCAGTTCTGACAATTTATGTCCAGCTGCTCTCAGAGCATTGTCTTTTCACAAGGTACATATTGATTGTAGATTGTAGGAATGCCCTTTACGGACATAACGAGACTGTTTACCATTACACTGTGTTGGGTGCCGGGGCACTCTAAAGTTTATGGTAATGATCTTGTGGACGGACTGGCTAGATAAGGTTCGAACCTTGATATAGATGACAGAGGAAGGATGGTAAAACCACTCATTTGTCATAGTTATATATAGATAATCGAAAGATTCCGTGACATCATAGACCAGTCCTAGAATAGTAGATGGGATTGCAAAGTATCAAAGGTTCTTATGGGCAAAATTTTGGATAGACGCAGTGTAAAAACTCTGGGTCAGTTCTGACAATTTATGTCAAGCTATTCTCAGAGCATTGTCTTTTCACAAGGTACAGATTGATTGTAGATTGTAGGAATGCCCTTTACGGACATAACGAGACTGTTTACAATTACACTGTGTTGGGTGCCGGGGCACTCTAAAGTTTATGGGGGTATTGGTAACCcccatattaaattttttacttattagtTGGATAGACGCAATGTAAGAATTCTGATAGGGACGCTAATAGGGCACTGCTTACTTAGGGCCTTTGCCAGTAAGAGGGAGTGCAATATACCGGATGATATGGGGAATTATTAATGcgggttgttgttgtagcagcaacacgtgtaaagtcggtgtggTTGGGatgacaatccttggtcgttgttcgtggaactccgagtcgttccggtgcgaagaaccgattgtcgtgggaacgattAATGCGGATCTTAACCCTCGCTGTTTACTATGTTTATCAAGGAGCTTTATAGGGGGACAATGATTGACTGataattttatatcattttaccttcttattttttctagtttttcttggagtttttattttttcaaatctttGCTCTTTTGAAGGAAATCACAACGCCTCCTATAGTCACCTAGTGGATATGCATCTTTATATGGtgcaaatgtaaacaaaagttcgagtaaatatttatttaaaactcataaaaatgtttcttaattCCCAAATggtaaaagttgtaaaaaaaacaagtaagaaagtatagtcgggcatggccgaccatataataccctacaccatgagtatatttttaaaatttttactttttataaagaaacttttatgtagaatattatttcaaaatattcaagcaatttattgataaaaaaaactaaaatttctaaatgaggctttatataggtcaaatatgggccgatcctcggtaaatttgggaaaaggatatattttcaaataacagttttgttgagtttcattgcgatacaaatggttacaagtcaattttagacgtttaagacatttttgaagggggtttgtatgggggctagggtcaaataagggccgatccttacgaaaatctgcagtgtcatttatagttatgtaaaacttatttgtgccaatttttagagatataatagaatatttgacgtaattatggcataaaaagttcaaatcgggaggtatggttgtatgggggctaggtgaaataatgaaccgatttcaaccattttcaataggtttcgtccctgtgccaaaaaacatgcttggtccaaatttcatcaaattatcttgaaaattgcggcctgtaccttgcgcaaaaggtttaaatggacagccagccagccagccggacggacggacatgtcgactcaaaaaatgattctgaatcgatcggtatactttaacgtgggtattggaccaatatttttgtatgttacaaacatcagcacaaacgtataataccctccccactatagtggtgtagggtataaaaattgtccCTTAATAAAGCTTTAATACAATgttggaaaataatattttcatgactttttttaaaagagaCATATTTTAcgcattaatttaaaattttccactttttttattaaattaaatttatgataaaaaagattcttttgttgttgttttatactaAATGCTATAGAAAAAATCTATCGTTTTATGAAAGGAAAAAGATCTTAAAtggaatttacaaaaaaaattatgcatacGATATTTTTAGAGTCATGTAAActcttttttaatgtttggaAATGTGTGCGAAGTTCCTTTCTAGATCTTTTCAAActcaaaaacaaacattttttatactgATGTTACTACTGATgccgttgttgttgctgcagttATTACTTCTTACACTATGTACGatgtaaaatatgtttacagTTCAGTTTTCTTGGGTTTGCCGCTACGATCGTAGCCGTTAAGTTCATTGGTGGCATGTTTGGCAATGTACTTAATGAAGTCGTCTACTTCACGACCTTCATTGTAGGCAACAGGCTTGTCCTTAGCATCCTTGGGTAGCCAGAACAAAGTGGGGAAGCCACGTACATTGAATTCTGGAGGAACATCATTGGCTGTGGCGTCCATCTTGACGATGGCTACATCTTCGTCTTGTAATTTCTCACCCAATTCATCGAAGACGGGAGCCAATTTCTTGCAGTGACCGCACCAGGGAGCATAGAATTCAACTAAGGTGTCTTTGTCGTTATTGATAACAACATCATCAAAGTTCTTGGCTACAGCCACCTTGACGGGAGCATCATTGCTTTCGGGAATAGGTTCAGACTTGATGTAGGGTTCCAATTCACCTTCCAACAATTTTTCGGCAAATTCGCGCAAGTTATCTACAGAGAATTCTTCTTTCAAGGCATATTTCAAGTTTTTGGCATCACGGGCCAAAATGACGGGCTTGTCACCGACAAAATCGTAACCGTATTCATTTAATTCGTGTTGGAAGTCATCCTTGGAGGAGATGGCAAAGTTAAGTTTTCCCACAAATTCCTTGGCTACTTTAAGTACGCGGTTACGCCAGTAGTTGGTACCCTTGGGGTTCTTGGTGTAATCAACGGAGTAGTAGGCGGTAATCAAAGGATTTTGGAAATCACGTACAGTGTCTTGGGTACGGTGGCCAACCAAACCAtggctataaaatataaaaaaattataattagctgcaatataatttatgtttataagtaAACTTACAAGTTCTCTTTGACGAATGTGGTCAAATCAGCATCGGAGCTACCTTCAAATTTAACAGTGGATTCTTCGAATTTATTGCTCAAATGAGGAGCACGGATGAGTACAATTTTGTCGCTGTTTTaatgtaaaacatttatttaaaaataatataatttttgtgttattttctcAACACTTACCTTTCACCAGCCTTTTCCAAAACAGCACTATCGCTACTATGGCCAAAACGATATTTCTCACGATTCTTATCGGCAAACTTCAAGAATGTCTTGGCCAATTTAGAATCAGCATCCTTGAAATAACCAAACAATGTGGTTTCTTTAGTATTCAAGAATTTTTCCAATTCTTCAACAGAACGTATTTCCTTAGAAGCAGGACCAACTTGAGCACGCATATACTTGGCAATACCGTTAGCTTCACGGGGACCACTGTAATCTTGTGACACTTCGTTGCCCTTGAATATTTTCAATGTGGGATAACCACTGACGGAGAATTTATTACAAGATTCCTTGCCAGCTTCAGTACAATCGACCTTGGCCAATGTAATTGGTGGATCGTCACCTTTAACAAGTTCAGCAGCTTTGGCATATTCGGGTTTTAAACGTTTGCAGTGACCACACCTGTAAATAATGACGAAAAGTTAATATATGTGTAAAAGTGTTTAACAGAGACTTGTCAGGGTTTCGTATTAGTCAAATATCTCGGGAAATTTGACAGAAGCCTTTCATGTTATTAAAAATGGAGTGAGAAATtataaaagatagatagatagatagatagatagatagatagatagatagatagatagatagatagatagatagatagatagatagatagatagatagatagatagatagatagatagatagatagatagatagatagatagatagatagatagatagatagatagatagatagatagatagatagatagatagatagatagatagatagatagatagatagatagataggtagataggtaggtagataaatagatagatagatagatagatagatagatagatatatagataaatctGTCAACACAGCGATAGGcagaaagtacaaaaaagttatCTGAATGGTtctgtttgtattttatataagtgTGAGTATAAGTACGCTTAAAAGAAACGGTACAAGAGAGCTCATTGTGTTTCCCAGGTCTATACATACTCAGATAAAAGAGCACTTATATTTTAACGTAAATTTTTTTACGTTTAACAGTCTGATGCGGCTATAAAACGCTTAGATTTgagcaatttttaattaaagaattacatttttagtatttttctattaaaacaataaaagggtgaaatattgataaaaataagttttgataAGGAATATTTCTAGAATTGTTAAACCGGaaattaaactcaaaaaatacatcataaaattatgtttgtatACAAACATCAATAACTGCGTGGGCTAACAAAGCTGTGGTTACAATTCAGATAAGGGTGTGGCATTATGTTTACTTTTGATAACAATATCTATTTGAGcacccaaaaaaaattaaaatgtttacaatgaTCGAAGAAAATATGATGTTAGAAAAAGTACGAAAGTAAAGAgatatctataaaattaaaaatgttgtgaAAGAAGTGATAAAATTGCTTTCTTATCATTTGTATgttcaagaaaatttatagGGAGATTAATTTTTAGGATAAAAATAAAGTGATAACTGGTTTATGTGCATGAATTGTACAATTGTAATGCTATTGTGAAGATTTTAAAGAAACAGAGTTTGAAATAgttctttcattaaattaaatacagattttaaaatttttaaacaaaaattatggaaaaaaactaatttggaACAGTTGCAACTAGTGCTGAGGGTGACAAGTTCGAACTGTTGGGTAGATGAAGTGTCAACTCCAAACGCTTCAATTGAATCCGTTCCAAAGGAGACAATTTTGTAACTATCCACTCGAGGATCCattgtaaatttgaaaatttaaattttatattatcaaTTTGACGATAAATTTAGTTAGATTTGGTAAAAAAGTAATGactaattcattttttttgtttaatatcatTTATGATTGTAATGAAGGCAAGAAATCAACCTGTTTTGAGTATTTAATACTAATATGCagttataaaacaattatagtATTATCTAgttttttaattgcaaataatactaattttttaagctatttgtaacatttttttattatctgaCACACAGTGCACGATTATTATGATAAGCCAAACACCAACAACTTCATCTGGTAAATAAAGCTTTTCTCTACAATAGTAttacacacaacaacaacaatataacagagaaaaaaaaaacagaacttttgcttttgttgttgtatgttaaTCATGAAATGAGAATGTACAAAAAAAGGggaacaaacaataaaaagaatGTGCAAAAAAGCCCCATCATGGCTACCGCTAcgaaatttatatggaaaaagtgttggGGGGATGACGTGTAACATcttttattgcaaattaaatattgtattaacCGGTTAATTACCTTTCATTGgaaataaatagaatatttaatataatttttgccaCTTACCATGGAGCATAAAACATAACCAATGTAGTTTCATGTTGAGCCAAAGTTGAGGAGAAATTGTCATCAGTCAATTCAAGTACATCTTGTTCGCCAGCACTTACAAGACCAATAATGGCCAAACAAAGAACAAAAATGGTTCTATgcattttgctt
The window above is part of the Lucilia cuprina isolate Lc7/37 chromosome 6, ASM2204524v1, whole genome shotgun sequence genome. Proteins encoded here:
- the LOC111678577 gene encoding protein disulfide-isomerase A3; protein product: MHRTIFVLCLAIIGLVSAGEQDVLELTDDNFSSTLAQHETTLVMFYAPWCGHCKRLKPEYAKAAELVKGDDPPITLAKVDCTEAGKESCNKFSVSGYPTLKIFKGNEVSQDYSGPREANGIAKYMRAQVGPASKEIRSVEELEKFLNTKETTLFGYFKDADSKLAKTFLKFADKNREKYRFGHSSDSAVLEKAGESDKIVLIRAPHLSNKFEESTVKFEGSSDADLTTFVKENFHGLVGHRTQDTVRDFQNPLITAYYSVDYTKNPKGTNYWRNRVLKVAKEFVGKLNFAISSKDDFQHELNEYGYDFVGDKPVILARDAKNLKYALKEEFSVDNLREFAEKLLEGELEPYIKSEPIPESNDAPVKVAVAKNFDDVVINNDKDTLVEFYAPWCGHCKKLAPVFDELGEKLQDEDVAIVKMDATANDVPPEFNVRGFPTLFWLPKDAKDKPVAYNEGREVDDFIKYIAKHATNELNGYDRSGKPKKTEL